GCAGACGTTCTACATCGGTAAACTTCACGCCCGGACAGTACTCCATCACGATAACCTGCGGCCCGGAAACCTCTGGGTAAATGAGCGGCACGATGACGTCTTCCCGCCGAGCCAGAATCCGCGCCATCATCTCCAAGTTTTCCATCTCGTTTGTCAGGTCCAGCTCCTGCGCCATCCCCTTCGAGCCTTCAGCGATGGCGGTGGACAGCATGCGGGTCAACGAGTTGGAAAAATGCCGATCAAGCTGGCGCATGACGAAACCGGCAATTTTGAGGTCAAGCGCCATCTGCGCCGGAATATCCGGCCGGACGAACTTGACGACGACATCCTGCCCTTGCCAGACCGCGTAGTGAACCTGCGCCAGCGACGCCGCCGCCAACGCCTGCTCATCGAAGCGATCAAAGACGGCCTCCAGTCGCATGCCGTAAATGGTTTCGAGGGCGCGACGGGCTTCCTTTCCGGGCAGTGGCGTGATGCCGTCCTGAAGCTTGGCAATTTCCTCAATATAAACCGCCGGTACGAGGTCAGGGCGCGTGCTAACCAGTTGTCCGAGCTTGATGAAAGCCGTACCGAGCGTTTCGATGTGCCGTTTGATGGTCTGCGCCCGTTGGCGGTGCATTGCTTCGGAAACTGGGCGCGGCGGCCCGAAGACCAAGTAGCGTCGGCGGTCACGGACAAACGCCAATGTCGTCGGTAAGGTTAGGCGGAGCATGGTGCTTGCCCGCCGAGCGAGCCGCACCTGCTGCGCAAAGGACATAAACCGCGATGGAGAACGAGGCGACATGCTTCCAAGCTTCGGTGTCGACAGTGGGCTGTTTCTATCGTCCATCACCAGACGACAAAGTGAAAGTCATATCTTCAAGGGGTTTGCCGTCCGCTCGGCAGCGTTCGAACTGAAGGTGTGGGTAAGACACTGTAATGTAGTCACCGGGCGCAAGCCCAAGACACCGAATGAGGCGCTCGATGCTCGTCGCCTCTCCCTCAAGTTCGACGAAGCACCCAATAGGGGTTTCATCAAACATTGCCCAGAGTTCGATACCGTCGGCATGACGCAGGCGGTAGGTCGTCCGAAACTTTTGGTAGCGGAAGGTTTTCTCAAACCCAAGCTTTTCAAGCAAGCGCATAAGGGCGGGGCCATCGGAGACCGTGACTTCAATCTCTTCACGTACCTTGACGCCGCTGGGCGGAGTTGCGGCGGGTTTGCCTTTGTGTGTTAGCACTGCTCCGTCCTTGTCGTCGCGGATGCGCACCCGCAGAGCCTGGCGTGTGTTGAACAGCAAGCGCGCTGGGGTATCGAAGAGCCAGTTGTCTTCAAAGTGGCGTGGGGCGACAAGTTCAAGCGTGCAGCCGGCCGCCGTCAGTCGCTGGTGCAGCGCGTCGAGCGTCGGTCCGGCCAACTTAATCTCGGCTTCGGTGTGCGTCATAAGTTTTTTGGTCAACAACCGGGGAATGGTTTGGTTTGCCTGCAAGGCAGGGAAACCCGTGTTCAGACATGGTTTTGGAAGCAGTCGCGGTCGCAGCTTCCGGTATCGTACACCGTCGCGCCAGGCTCATTCGATGAAGCGCTGGACGCTAGAGGGCAGCGCGTTTGGAGCAACACCCTGTATGCACTCTGTCTTGAAGCCCCACTGTGGTGTACATATGCTTCACGCCGTGTTCTTCTCACTGGGCAACCAACCGTCCTGAAACCCGGAGGCGGGCGGCGGGTGAGGCGGACTAGTCGTCGTCCGCATCTGAACCCTTTCGCCGGTCGCTGCAACCTTGAGGTGAGCACCCACTATGCCGGATCCCACGCCAAATCAGCTTGAAGCACCGGCGGCGTCGGAGGTGGCCGTCGTCAAATTCACGAGCGGGGACTTCTCCTTTGTTCATCCTGCAGATTGGCAAGCGACGCCCGTCGCTGGTTTCCAGTACGGCGTCCGTGGCCCGAATGGGATGACGGCGCTGTTTCGGTCGGTCTCTGTTCGCTCGTCACCGACGCCAGAAGAAGAAACCCTAGCGGTCGCCCTCCAAGATTTACTGGAGCACTTGCCGCCGGTCGTCCATGGGGACAAGTTCACCACCGGGTTTTACACTGGTTTGACGGCGCAACTTGAAGTCGTTTGGCGGGAAAACCCTTGCTTGCTTTGGGTGGTCGTCATTTCTCAAACGGGCGCGCCGTCGTCCGCCACGTCGCACGGCGTGCTCATCATCGCCGTCCCGACAGCGGAAGTTGAGGCGGCAGAGCAAGACGCGCGCTTGATTCTCGATAGCTTTGCCGTCGGCGGGCAGTCAGTGACGGATGCCCGAATTTCTATGAGCCGCGTTGAAGCGGTGAGCTTCGATCCGAGCGCGTACATTGAAACACGCCGTCTGAACGACAGCGAAACCGATGTCTCGACGTTGGAGGATTTGCCGTCGCACACGCCAGAGCGGAAGGCGTCGCCGGATTGGCGGATCACGGTGAGTACGCTGACGGCGAGCGAAGGGGGGTACGCCGACGGCCCGCTCACGGTGGCAAAGTTTTTGCGCCCGAATGGAATTACCTGCGACCCACAGGGCAACCTCTACGTGGCGGACTTCGGCGGCCACCGGGTTCGTCAGATTTTAGTGGACGGACTGGTACGGACGCTGGCGGGCAGCGGACGAGCCGGACATCGGGACGACCTCGGCTTGCTGGCCGAATTCAACGGACCGCGTGGCATTACCTACGCCGCTGGGTATCTCTACATCGCCGACCTGAACAACGCCTGCATCCGCCGGATGACGCTCGACGGGATGGTGACAACGCTAGCCGGTGATGGTGTTGAGGGGACGCGCGACGGCGTGGGTAGGCAGGCGCGTTTCAAGTCGCCGCGGGCGGTCGCCGTAGACGCTCTCGGTACGGTCTATGTCGCCGATGAAGCCCGCGTGCGGTGCATCACGCCGGACGGTATGGTGACGACGTTGGCCGGTAGTGAGCCAGGGTATATGGACGGCCCGGCGGCGGTGGCGCGGTTTGATACCCTGAGCGGGTTGGCGCTTGACCGGGTTGGCAACCTGTACCTTGCCGACGCTGGCAACCGCCGGTTGCGTAAACTCAGCCGTGACGGGCAAGTGACGACGCTTCCAGTCGGGCCGGAAAACCAACAGGACGTTCCAATTTTGCATCCGGTCGCCTTGTGTATCGGCCCAGACGGAACGCTGTACGTGCTTGACGCCGCCGATTTTTCCCTCAAGGCAGTGTTACCGGGGGGCGCAGTGGTGCGCATCGCTGGCGGGCAACAGGGAAGCCAGGATGGGGACGCCGCTACAGCGCAGTTCTGGATGCCGACGGCGCTGACGTTTTTCGAGAATCGGTTGTACGTTACCGACCGCGAGCGGCATGCCATCCGGTTGGTTCGCCTTCAGAGCCTGGACGAGGCTGAGACAACGCCGAATCTGCCGGAAGAACTTCCTGTACGGTCACCGCGGCCGCCATCGCCTGAGGATCAGAGGCAGACGAAGCCTTCAATGACTCCAGTGTTACATGCTAGCGCCCTCTCATCGCCGCGCCGAATTGCACCCTTCGCCGCCCAAGTTGGATTGGGCACCGCCGACATCGCCGACTTGGTGGTAGAAGTTGTCGCAGGTGGCGAGGTCGGACTCAGGGACGGCTTTGGCGTTGCCGCGCAGCTCAATCACCCGGTTGGGCTAGCGATGGACGCTGACGGCACGCTGTTCATCGCCGACCACTTTAACCATGCCATTCGCATGCTGACGCCGGGCGGGGAAGTACGAACGCTCGCCGGCGGCCGCCAACGCGGTTTTCGGGATGGCCGTGGCGCGGAAGCCGAATTCAACGGCCCGCTGGGCATTGCCGTCGGCGCGCAGGGGCAGATTTACGTTGCCGACCACCTGAACGCCCGCGTACGGGTTGTGACACGCGACGGCGAGGTGCGTACGCTGGCGGGGACAGGCATTGCCCGCATCGAGGACGGCCCCTTGGTGACCGCCGCCTTTGAGGGTCCCAAAGGTGTTGCGGCTGACCTGCACGGCGGCGTCTATGTCACCGATGGTGTGACGGTACGGCTCATCACCCCAGATGGCTACGTACGCACCTTGGCTGGGCGGGAACGCGGTTTTCGAGATGGCGTCGGCGAGCGGGCGATGTTTGGCTGGGTGTATGCCATTGCGCTTGATGTTTCCGGTCTGTGCTTCGTGACGGACGCCGCTAACCACGCCGTCCGCTGTGTGTTCCCGGACGGCACGGTAAAAACGGTGTTCGGCGGCGGCGAGATGCGTCACTTGAATTTTCCAAACGGATTGGCGCTCGACGTGTACGGCAACCTTTATGTCGCCGACACCAACCACCATCGTGTTT
The window above is part of the Chloracidobacterium sp. genome. Proteins encoded here:
- a CDS encoding class IV adenylate cyclase, which encodes MTHTEAEIKLAGPTLDALHQRLTAAGCTLELVAPRHFEDNWLFDTPARLLFNTRQALRVRIRDDKDGAVLTHKGKPAATPPSGVKVREEIEVTVSDGPALMRLLEKLGFEKTFRYQKFRTTYRLRHADGIELWAMFDETPIGCFVELEGEATSIERLIRCLGLAPGDYITVSYPHLQFERCRADGKPLEDMTFTLSSGDGR
- a CDS encoding AarF/UbiB family protein, with the translated sequence MSPRSPSRFMSFAQQVRLARRASTMLRLTLPTTLAFVRDRRRYLVFGPPRPVSEAMHRQRAQTIKRHIETLGTAFIKLGQLVSTRPDLVPAVYIEEIAKLQDGITPLPGKEARRALETIYGMRLEAVFDRFDEQALAAASLAQVHYAVWQGQDVVVKFVRPDIPAQMALDLKIAGFVMRQLDRHFSNSLTRMLSTAIAEGSKGMAQELDLTNEMENLEMMARILARREDVIVPLIYPEVSGPQVIVMEYCPGVKFTDVERLRAAGFDLDDLIARLVKLYAEMIFVAGVYHADPHPGNILVGDGGQLILLDYGMVCRLSREMRTAILDAVVAGLRGDRERLVDGLYETGIVAEGTNRRRIHAFIEEIIRLHRRGLDAQNRMLGVGLAIERMARELGLNLPPELVYVFRSLSLLEGMASKLRPGWSLIEHGFEPIQEALAPQYVRSLLNSQGLLNTAVDELRRFFGHRTVRRFTQEAQGMI